Proteins co-encoded in one Brassica rapa cultivar Chiifu-401-42 chromosome A02, CAAS_Brap_v3.01, whole genome shotgun sequence genomic window:
- the LOC103851346 gene encoding uncharacterized protein LOC103851346, which produces MAATGRRSNGSSVLYPHSSSHRHQRSASPCNNINLRLKRFSLGNSPPSSSAVRKCSCSPTTHPGSFRCGFHRRLESEKIKALSNKSKSGDSGMYLRKLALANSLARIGSVEAERFRKYLTESIVKPSSLLIRRRFEFRPRLSRFYGMHKDPKD; this is translated from the coding sequence ATGGCGGCTACTGGAAGAAGATCAAACGGCTCGTCAGTTCTATACCCTCACTCTTCATCCCACCGTCATCAAAGATCGGCGTCTCCATGCAACAACATCAACCTCCGTTTAAAGAGGTTCTCCCTCGGAAACAGCCctccctcctcctccgccgttcGGAAGTGCTCGTGCTCTCCGACGACGCACCCCGGATCGTTCCGCTGCGGCTTTCACCGCCGAttggagagcgagaagatcaaaGCTTTGTCGAACAAGTCGAAGAGTGGTGATTCGGGGATGTATCTGAGAAAATTGGCTCTGGCGAATTCGCTGGCGAGGATCGGGAGCGTGGAGGCGGAGCGGTTTAGGAAGTATCTGACGGAGAGTATTGTTAAACCGTCGTCTCTACTTATCCGTCGTCGTTTTGAGTTCAGGCCACGGCTTAGCCGATTCTATGGGATGCATAAAGATCCGAAGGATTAG
- the LOC103851343 gene encoding probable glucan endo-1,3-beta-glucosidase BG4 codes for MQETKRTRKKNSSLFFRQSNTHKYRSFIMNYSPKTVFLFFLSCIVLIFNYGLVTTAASNVGLNYGLLGDNLPPPSNVINLYKSIGITKVRIFDPNTEVLNALRGHRDIKVTVGVRDQDLAPLAASEDAVKAWFATNIEPYLADVNIAFITVGNEVIPGPIGPHVLPVMTSLTNLVKSRNLPISISTVVSMANLGQSYPPSAGMFTSQAREQLTPVLKFLSQTSTPILVNIYPYFPYATDPVNIHLDYAISKSKAIVVHDGPLGYSNMFDAMFDAFLWAMEKEGVKGLPMVVSETGWPSAGNGDMTTPLIAATYNGNFVKHVDSGKGTPKRPNSRVDGFLFATFNENQKPPGTEQNFGLYNPVDMKPIYKLF; via the coding sequence AtgcaagaaacaaaaagaacaagaaaaaaaaactcttctCTTTTCTTCAGACAATCTAATACACACAAATACAGAAGTTTCATCATGAACTACTCTCCTAAGACGGTGttcttgttcttcctctcgtgcATTGTGCTGATTTTCAACTACGGCCTCGTCACCACCGCAGCAAGTAACGTAGGCTTGAACTACGGCCTCCTTGGAGACAATCTCCCACCTCCATCAAATGTTATCAACCTCTACAAGTCCATTGGCATTACCAAAGTCCGTATCTTCGACCCAAATACCGAGGTTCTTAATGCCTTACGCGGCCACCGTGATATCAAAGTCACCGTAGGCGTTAGAGACCAAGACTTGGCTCCTCTTGCAGCCAGCGAAGACGCTGTTAAAGCCTGGTTCGCGACCAACATAGAGCCTTACTTAGCTGATGTCAACATCGCTTTCATTACCGTTGGTAATGAAGTCATCCCTGGACCGATCGGTCCTCACGTTCTTCCCGTCATGACGTCTCTCACCAACCTCGTCAAGTCAAGGAATCTTCCGATCTCCATAAGCACTGTTGTGTCCATGGCAAACCTCGGACAGTCCTACCCACCTTCCGCGGGAATGTTCACGTCCCAGGCGCGTGAACAACTCACCCCGGTGCTGAAGTTTCTGTCTCAAACGAGTACGCCGATCCTCGTCAACATCTACCCTTACTTCCCTTACGCAACCGACCCGGTGAACATTCACCTCGACTACGCCATTTCCAAGAGCAAGGCTATCGTGGTACATGACGGACCACTGGGATATTCAAACATGTTTGATGCCATGTTCGACGCATTCTTGTGGGCAATGGAGAAGGAAGGCGTCAAGGGTTTACCAATGGTGGTGTCTGAGACTGGATGGCCGTCCGCGGGCAACGGAGACATGACCACGCCGCTTATTGCAGCTACCTATAATGGAAACTTTGTGAAGCATGTAGATAGCGGCAAAGGGACACCGAAGAGGCCTAACAGCCGTGTCGACGGGTTTTTATTCGCAACGTTCAATGAGAACCAGAAGCCGCCAGGGACTGAACAGAACTTTGGATTGTACAATCCTGTTGATATGAAACCTATCTATAAGCTATTTTGA
- the LOC103851345 gene encoding protein S-acyltransferase 24 has translation MSSEIEVVEEVESNNVESSSKPVEDESLKNDVYTASAYGDLEKLHRLVECEGCSVSEPDGLGYYALQWSALNNRSAVAQYIIEHGGDINATDHTGQTALHWSAVRGAVQVAELLLQEGARVDATDMYGYQPTHVAAQYGQTAFLCHVVSKWNADPDVPDNDGRSPLHWAAYKGFADSIRLLLFLDAYRGRQDKEGCTPLHWAAIRGNLEACTVLVQAGKKEDLIITDNTGLTPAQLAAEKNHRQVSFFLGNARRLLEKRCDGSTPLGKLSKLGLAPVLWFMILLLLLIYTNSVILASNLPKLTTGIGSIAWLGFFLATAGLALFYRCSKKDPGYIRMNRHDPQTMKDDEPLLKIELNNPALLSGNWTQLCATCKIIRPLRAKHCSTCDRCVEQFDHHCPWVSNCVGKKNKWDFFLFLLLEVLAMLITGGVTLARVLSDPSAPSSFGALVSHVASNHVGALSFLVIEFCLFFSVAVLTIVQASQISRNITTNEMANALRYSYLRGPGGRFRNPYDHGCRRNCSDFLVKGYNEDIECHEEDTTPRQEGISMMQMQRSSNLQNGNGHVAIDVNPVHNSQSAHVHSSNCSHSHSSKSKSDSVPLGLGLGIGRNPTRPVVPP, from the exons atgtcGTCGGAGATTGAGGTGGTGGAAGAAGTCGAATCGAATAATGTCGAATCGAGTTCAAAGCCGGTTGAAGACGAGAGCTTGAAGAACGATGTGTACACTGCATCGGCTTACGGCGATTTGGAGAAGCTTCATAGATTGGTGGAGTGTGAGGGTTGCTCTGTCTCCGAGCCCGATGGGCTTGGGTATTATGCTCTTCAGTGGTCTGCGTTGAACAATCGTAGTGCTGTTGCTCAGTACATTATCGAG CACGGTGGAGATATTAACGCGACGGATCATACGGGACAGACTGCATTGCATTGGAGTGCTGTTCGTGGTGCGGTGCAAGTTGCTGAACTCTTGCTGCAAGAGGGTGCAAGGGTAGATGCTACGGATATGTATGGATATCAG CCAACACATGTTGCAGCACAGTATGGCCAGACTGCTTTTCTTTGCCACGTCGTCTCAAAGTGGAATGCTGATCCTGATGTCCCCGATAATGACGGAAGAAGCCCATTGCACTG GGCTGCATATAAAGGCTTTGCAGATTCCATTCgccttcttttatttttggaCGCATATAGAGGACGGCAGGACAAAGAAG GTTGCACTCCTTTGCATTGGGCTGCCATTCGAGGTAATTTGGAAGCTTGCACTGTATTGGTTCAGGCTGGGAAGAAAGAGGATTTGATTATTACTGACAATACCGGGCTTACCCCCGCACAACTTGCTGCTGAAAAGAATCACCGACAAGTTTCGTTTTTCCTT GGCAATGCTAGAAGGCTGCTTGAAAAGCGGTGTGACGGAAGCACTCCCCTCGGAAAATTGTCAAAGTTGGGACTTGCTCCAGTTCTTTGGTTCATGATCCTGCTGCTTCTTCTCATATATACTAATtctgttattttgg CATCCAATCTGCCAAAGCTAACAACTGGGATTGGTTCGATTGCGTGGCTGGGATTCTTCCTTGCAACAGCAGGGCTAGCCTTGTTTTACCGCTGTAGCAA AAAGGATCCAGGTTACATCAGAATGAACAGACATGATCCGCAGACCATGAAAGACGAT GAACCACTGTTGAAAATAGAGCTAAACAACCCTGCTTTGCTTTCTGGGAATTGGACGCAGCTGTGTGCAACGTGCAAG ATAATCAGACCTCTTCGAGCTAAGCACTGCTCCACCTGTGATCGTTGCGTAGAGCAATTTGACCACCATTGTCCTTGGGTTTCAAACTGTGTCGGAAAA AAAAACAAGTGGgacttttttctatttcttctaCTTGAAGTTCTAGCGATGCTGATAACTGGTGGCGTCACTCTTGCAA GAGTCTTGAGTGACCCTTCAGCTCCATCTTCGTTTGGAGCATTGGTGAGCCATGTCGCTAGTAATCACGTGGGTGCATTATCCTTTCTGGTTATTGAGTTCTGCCTCTTCTTTTCAGTTGCAGTCTTAACAATCGTACAAGCGTCTCAG ATATCGAGAAATATAACCACAAACGAAATGGCTAATGCGCTGCGCTACAGCTACCTAAGAGGTCCTGGAGGTCGCTTCAGGAATCCTTATGATCACGGTTGCAGAAGAAACTGCTCTGACTTCTTGGTGAAAGGTTATAACGAAGATATTGAGTGTCATGAAGAAGACACAACACCGAGACAAGAGGGTATTAGCATGATGCAGATGCAGAGGAGTTCTAATCTTCAGAATGGCAATGGCCACGTTGCTATCGATGTTAACCCGGTACATAATTCGCAGTCAGCACATGTTCATTCTTCAAACTGCAGCCATAGCCACAGCAGTAAGTCAAAAAGTGATAGCGTTCCTTTAGGACTGGGACTTGGTATTGGCCGGAACCCAACCCGACCTGTTGTACCTCCATGA
- the LOC103851347 gene encoding probable anion transporter 6, chloroplastic, producing the protein MARLSLRPNNRLFSTPLQTHNHPFLSLSLYTITPPSFPHLKSRVKCSASGTERVRESKKLPKSPIKEDLPNPASDSKALSTETGVEQNWPPWKNIPERYKLIGATSLAFVICNMDKVNLSIAIIPMSHQFGWSSSVAGLVQSSFFWGYALSQLPGGWLSKIFGGRKVLEIGVFTWSFATALVPLLAGFMPGLIFSRILVGIGEGVSPSAATDLIARTIPVGERSRAVGFVFGGLSLGSVLGLLLAPPIIQTFNWESVFYLFGLLGIGWFIGFQFLGEEEVSHRGDETTTSHKPENTTREELGNSLKEIPWKSFFKSSAVWAMIYTHFCGSWGHYTCLSWLPTYFSEALSLNLRDAAWVSILPPLASIFVTSLASQFADYLISNGVETTTVRKICQTIAFVAPAICMTLSSVDIGLPPWEIAGILTAGLALSSFALSGLYCTHQDISPEYASILLGITNTVGAVPGIVGVALTGFLLDSTHSWTMSLFAPSIFFYLTGTVVWLAFASSKPQKFTKDHDS; encoded by the exons ATGGCGAGACTTTCCTTGAGACCCAACAATCGTCTCTTCTCCACTCCTCTCCAAACACACAACCATCCTttcctctccctctccctctacACCATCACCCctccctcctttcctcaccTCAAATCAAGGGTCAAGTGCTCCGCCAGTGGCACAGAACGTGTCAGAGAGAGCAAGAAGCTTCCCAAGAGCCCTATCAAAGAAGACCTTCCTAACCCTGCCTCTGATTCCAAAGCTCTGAGTACAGAAACGGGTGTAGAACAGAACTGGCCTCCATGGAAGAATATACCAGAGAGATATAAGCTCATCGGCGCCACTTCCCTCGCCTTTGTCATCTGCAACATGGACAAG GTGAACTTGAGTATAGCTATAATACCAATGTCACACCAGTTTGGATGGAGCTCATCTGTGGCGGGCTTGGTCCAGTCATCTTTCTTTTGGGGTTATGCCTTGAGCCAGTTGCCTGGTGGTTGGCTTTCCAAGATTTTTGGCGGCAg AAAAGTTCTGGAGATTGGTGTGTTTACATGGTCTTTCGCTACAGCTCTTGTTCCACTACTTGCTGGGTTTATGCCCGGGTTGATCTTTTCTCGAATTTTG GTGGGAATAGGAGAAGGTGTTTCCCCGTCCGCTGCAACTGACCTTATTGCCAG GACGATACCTGTTGGGGAGCGCTCAAGGGCCGTAGGCTTTGTTTTTGGAGGATTGAGTTTGGGAAGTGTTTTGGG GCTTCTCTTGGCTCCTCCCATTATCCAAACCTTTAATTGGGAATCTGTCTTTTACCTGTTTGGGCTCCTTGGTATTGGCTG GTTCATCGGATTTCAATTTCTTGGTGAAGAAGAAGTTTCACATAGAG GTGATGAGACCACTACTTCGCATAAACCCGAAAATACTACACGGGAAGAACTGGGAAACTCATTGAAG GAGATTCCATGGAAGTCGTTTTTCAAAAGCTCAGCTGTTTGGGCAATGATATACACTCACTTTTGTGGAAGTTGGGGTCACTATACCTGTTTATCTTGGCTACCAACTTATTTCAG TGAGGCGCTGAGTTTAAATTTGAGAGACGCTGCTTGG GTTTCCATCCTTCCTCCATTAGCTTCAATCTTCGTGACAAGTCTTGCTTCTCAATTCGCTGACTACTTAATCTCAAATGGAGTTGAGACCACCACG GTTCGAAAGATATGTCAAACGATTGCGTTCGTGGCACCAGCGATCTGCATGACACTTTCATCTGTGGACATTGGATTGCCACCTTGGGAAATTGCCGGAATCTTGACAGCAGGCTTGGCCTTATCAAGTTTTGCTTTATCAG GACTTTATTGTACTCATCAGGACATCTCACCCGAATATGCAAGCATACTCCTG GGCATTACCAATACAGTAGGGGCAGTACCTGGAATCGTAGGTGTGGCTTTAACTGGTTTTCTCCTTGACTCGACCCATTCATGGACT ATGTCTCTATTTGCGCCATCAATATTCTTCTACTTGACGGGGACGGTTGTATGGTTGGCGTTTGCAAGTAGTAAGCCTCAGAAGTTTACTAAGGATCATGACTCATAG